In Cytophagales bacterium, the following are encoded in one genomic region:
- a CDS encoding site-specific integrase, with protein sequence MHKNSTSLHSQNGQRKYLNQTERLRFLEVTQKQQMETKLFCQLLCYTGARIAEIHNLMVRSIDFSNQAVIIESLKKRQKGVYREIPLPDFLLNDLMTYIEQKQLSSGSCLWPFSLRTASRQIKRTMKEADIQGVCSSAKGLRHGFAVHAVSIVPLTLVKKWLGHAKLETTEIYLNIIGKEEREIAKLIW encoded by the coding sequence ATGCACAAGAACTCAACATCCTTACATAGTCAGAATGGACAGCGCAAATATCTGAATCAAACAGAAAGGCTTAGGTTTCTGGAAGTCACTCAAAAACAACAAATGGAAACTAAGCTCTTTTGTCAACTACTGTGTTATACTGGTGCACGCATCGCTGAAATCCATAACCTTATGGTTCGCAGCATTGATTTCTCTAACCAGGCAGTAATTATTGAAAGCCTTAAAAAACGTCAGAAAGGGGTTTACCGCGAAATCCCTTTACCCGATTTTCTTTTGAATGATTTGATGACATACATTGAACAAAAACAACTCAGTTCGGGATCGTGTTTATGGCCATTTTCCCTCCGCACAGCCTCAAGGCAAATCAAGAGAACCATGAAAGAAGCCGATATACAAGGAGTATGTAGTAGTGCTAAAGGATTACGTCATGGTTTTGCTGTTCATGCAGTTTCAATAGTCCCTTTAACCCTTGTCAAAAAATGGCTAGGTCATGCCAAATTAGAAACCACCGAAATATACTTAAACATTATCGGGAAAGAAGAACGCGAAATAGCAAAGCTAATTTGGTGA
- a CDS encoding helix-turn-helix transcriptional regulator: MIILGELLIKKSVNKAEVSRRTGINPSRLSELSLQASTKLRADELYLIALAIDLGPSEILTEICGHLKLA, from the coding sequence ATGATTATATTAGGAGAACTATTAATTAAAAAGTCTGTGAATAAGGCAGAGGTTAGTCGTAGAACAGGGATCAACCCATCGCGACTTAGTGAATTATCACTTCAAGCTTCTACTAAGCTTAGGGCTGATGAACTCTATTTGATTGCCTTGGCTATTGATTTAGGGCCAAGTGAAATTCTCACTGAAATCTGTGGTCATTTAAAATTAGCCTAA